The stretch of DNA CCGTTTTTCTCTCCGATCCGTGCCGCTGATGGCGCAATCATTACCCGCGGACTGAAAGATCCCGAAGATCATCCCCACCATAAAGGGGTCTGGGTCTCGGTCGATGAGGTGAACGGTCTGAGATTCTGGGCCGAACGCGCGAAAATCCAAAACGCTTCCGTGAAAATCCTCAAAGCGAAAGGCGCGCCTGCAGTCATGGAAGCTGTGAACCATTGGCTCAATGCGGATTCGCAGCCCTTGCTGGAAGAGAAGACCACAATTTCCATCTTTCCCAACGGGCTGATGGTCTATGACATCAATTTCACTGCCCTGTCAGAAAACGTGACGTTCGAAGACACCAAGGAAGGGCTGTTCGGTATCCGCCTGGCGAATACGATTCGTGAAAAAGAAGGGGGACACGTAGAAAATGCGGAAGGCCTTAAAGGAAGCGGCGAATGTTGGGGAAAGGTTTCCGATTGGGTCGACTACTACGGCCCGGTCAACGGCAAAACGTACGGCGCCGCCATCTTTGACCATCCCCTGAACTTTCGCCCCTCGCGATATCACGTCCGCAACTACGGCCTGTTTTCCATCAGTCCGTTCGGCCCCCACGCTTATACCAATAAGAAACGACCGGACGACCCGGTGACGATTCTCAAAGGCAAAACACTACGGCTGCGTTACGGACTGTACGTCCATCCGGGCACAACCGCATCGGCAAATGTCGCCGCGACCTACCAACAGTTCCTCAAAGCCGCCGGCGATTCGAAGTAATAAACGTCTGAGAGATGTCTGCTTATCGGTGGGGCTTCCCCCTTTGTGGGAGCCCCCAATGCAGCCGCAGTCTTTCAGATGATATCACGATAAAAACGGAATGACGCTCAATTTGAGCCACTTAACGACTAAAGGATGAAATGATGCCAAAGTTAACAGTAGAAGGTGTGGGAGAGTTTGAAGTTCCCGAAGGCAAGCGGCTCGTGTTGGCACTGACCGACGAGGCGG from Symmachiella dynata encodes:
- a CDS encoding PmoA family protein; amino-acid sequence: MKHYLLIAALALLPTYASAAEGVVKLDKKSDTVDVSINGAPFAVYNFGHDLPKPFFSPIRAADGAIITRGLKDPEDHPHHKGVWVSVDEVNGLRFWAERAKIQNASVKILKAKGAPAVMEAVNHWLNADSQPLLEEKTTISIFPNGLMVYDINFTALSENVTFEDTKEGLFGIRLANTIREKEGGHVENAEGLKGSGECWGKVSDWVDYYGPVNGKTYGAAIFDHPLNFRPSRYHVRNYGLFSISPFGPHAYTNKKRPDDPVTILKGKTLRLRYGLYVHPGTTASANVAATYQQFLKAAGDSK